From Candidatus Krumholzibacteriia bacterium, a single genomic window includes:
- a CDS encoding Rrf2 family transcriptional regulator translates to MSLYKTSEYAIRILVFMSMQDQEVFSAMHLHKGLKMPYKYPGKHLRNVAKAGLLEALRGKRAAIVLRERVHIV, encoded by the coding sequence ATGAGTCTATACAAGACCAGCGAGTACGCCATCCGCATTCTGGTTTTCATGTCCATGCAAGATCAGGAAGTCTTTTCGGCCATGCATCTTCACAAGGGACTGAAGATGCCCTACAAGTACCCGGGAAAGCACTTGCGCAATGTGGCCAAGGCAGGGTTGCTCGAAGCGCTTCGGGGAAAAAGGGCGGCTATTGTTTTACGCGAGAGAGTTCACATTGTCTGA
- the lysF gene encoding homoaconitase: MSQNLIEKIAERFAVDLDEGHRVRSGDFLSIRPAHILTHDNTGAVIPKFRSIGARAVASPGQPVYALDHNVQDRSEKNLKKYAGIESFAAEMGVDFYPAGRGIGHQVMCEEGYAWPGTMVVASDSHSNMYGGLACLGTPIVRTDAAAIWATGRTWWQVPPVARVTLEGALRPGVTGKDVILSLTGFFNEDQVLNHALEFAGDGLASLSVDARLAIANMTTEWGALAGVFPVDAITIEWLRNRSSEIARRGPAGVPSDSGSCHPRMNEGRIAALESESLLPDADAWYAKEVRLDLSSVVPQVSGPHNLKTSVSALQMAERELAVQKAYLVSCVNSRVEDLAEAAAVMKGRKVAEGVEFYVAAASEEVQAESESRGDWQTLLDAGAISLSPGCGPCIGLGVGLLEDGEVGISATNRNFRGRMGSANSEAYLASPAVVAASALAGKITFPEAWNFEEAPLNADIRESEKPPTEAASVQILDGFPEVLDGELLFCHEDNLNTDGIYPGKYTYQDDITAEEQARVAMENYDPEFQNLAREGDFLVGGFNFGTGSSREQAATALKHRGLRLLLAGSFSETYKRNALNNGFLVLEAPELSRDLKERFGTDALTCRSGMKARLDFRQASLSVEGKDYALSPVGAAAQELVLCGGLENWVKDRL, from the coding sequence ATGAGCCAGAATCTGATCGAGAAAATCGCTGAACGCTTTGCCGTGGACCTTGATGAAGGTCATCGGGTGCGAAGCGGAGACTTCCTGTCCATTCGCCCGGCGCACATTCTGACCCACGACAATACCGGGGCCGTGATTCCCAAGTTCCGGTCGATTGGCGCAAGGGCCGTGGCCAGTCCCGGGCAGCCGGTCTATGCCCTCGATCACAATGTGCAGGACCGAAGCGAGAAGAATCTGAAAAAGTACGCGGGCATCGAGTCCTTTGCCGCCGAAATGGGCGTGGACTTCTACCCTGCGGGTCGAGGGATTGGGCATCAGGTGATGTGCGAGGAAGGTTATGCCTGGCCGGGAACGATGGTCGTGGCCAGCGATTCCCATTCCAATATGTATGGCGGCCTGGCGTGTTTGGGAACACCGATCGTGCGCACCGATGCGGCGGCCATCTGGGCGACAGGCCGCACCTGGTGGCAGGTGCCCCCGGTGGCTCGCGTCACTCTGGAAGGCGCGCTTCGCCCGGGCGTTACCGGCAAGGATGTGATTCTCTCCCTGACCGGTTTCTTCAATGAAGACCAGGTGCTGAACCATGCTCTCGAGTTTGCGGGCGATGGCCTGGCCTCTCTCTCTGTGGACGCGCGTCTTGCGATTGCAAACATGACTACCGAGTGGGGAGCGCTTGCGGGCGTTTTCCCGGTCGATGCCATTACGATCGAGTGGCTGAGAAACAGGTCCTCCGAGATTGCCCGTCGCGGCCCCGCAGGAGTGCCTTCGGACTCCGGCTCCTGTCACCCCCGAATGAACGAAGGGCGCATTGCCGCACTGGAATCCGAGTCTCTCCTGCCGGATGCGGATGCTTGGTATGCAAAAGAAGTGCGGCTGGATCTTTCGAGCGTTGTGCCGCAGGTTTCCGGCCCTCACAACCTGAAGACTTCGGTCTCCGCCCTTCAAATGGCGGAACGGGAACTTGCTGTTCAGAAAGCTTACCTGGTCAGTTGTGTGAATTCGCGTGTGGAGGATCTGGCGGAAGCTGCGGCCGTGATGAAAGGTCGAAAGGTGGCCGAAGGCGTGGAGTTCTATGTGGCTGCCGCTTCCGAGGAGGTGCAGGCGGAAAGCGAGTCCCGGGGCGACTGGCAGACCTTGCTCGATGCCGGCGCGATTTCCCTTTCTCCCGGATGCGGACCCTGCATCGGACTGGGAGTCGGGCTTCTGGAAGACGGTGAGGTGGGAATCAGTGCAACGAACCGCAACTTCCGGGGTCGCATGGGTTCTGCAAACTCCGAAGCCTACCTGGCTTCGCCGGCCGTGGTGGCAGCGAGTGCCCTCGCCGGGAAGATCACTTTTCCCGAGGCCTGGAACTTTGAAGAAGCTCCCTTGAATGCGGACATCCGTGAAAGCGAGAAGCCCCCGACAGAAGCAGCGTCGGTGCAGATTCTCGATGGCTTTCCGGAAGTTCTCGATGGCGAGCTTCTCTTCTGCCACGAAGACAATCTGAACACCGATGGCATCTACCCCGGAAAGTACACCTACCAGGATGACATCACGGCGGAAGAGCAGGCTCGTGTGGCTATGGAGAACTACGACCCCGAGTTCCAGAATCTTGCTCGCGAAGGGGATTTTCTGGTGGGAGGTTTCAACTTCGGCACGGGTTCCAGCCGCGAGCAGGCCGCCACGGCACTGAAACACCGGGGTCTGCGCCTGCTGCTGGCCGGCTCATTCAGTGAAACCTACAAGCGCAATGCCCTGAACAACGGTTTTCTCGTTCTGGAAGCCCCGGAGCTGAGCCGTGATCTGAAGGAGCGATTCGGTACGGATGCACTTACCTGTCGCAGTGGCATGAAAGCGCGACTGGACTTCCGTCAGGCCTCGCTCAGTGTGGAGGGCAAGGACTATGCGCTGAGCCCCGTGGGAGCCGCGGCCCAGGAACTGGTTCTCTGCGGTGGCCTGGAGAACTGGGTAAAGGACAGGCTCTAG